The following proteins are co-located in the Streptomyces sp. NBC_00435 genome:
- a CDS encoding DUF3040 domain-containing protein → MPESDDERIAELEAVLWHDDPRFARALGMGRPRRPREYRNGRAWLIMACALAMMVAGAAARLGTLLAVGLIMAALAAHLFDTSRRRGPRRPGP, encoded by the coding sequence ATGCCGGAATCCGATGACGAGAGGATCGCCGAGCTCGAGGCCGTGCTGTGGCACGACGATCCCAGGTTCGCCCGCGCCCTGGGTATGGGGCGTCCGCGCCGGCCCCGTGAGTACCGCAACGGGCGGGCCTGGCTGATCATGGCCTGCGCCCTGGCCATGATGGTCGCCGGGGCCGCGGCCCGGCTGGGGACGCTGCTGGCGGTCGGCCTGATCATGGCCGCGCTCGCGGCGCACCTCTTCGACACCAGCCGCCGGCGTGGTCCGCGCCGGCCCGGGCCATAG